CGATCTGGCTGGCCGGGCGGGGCGACCTGCCGGCCGAGCGGACCCACATCCTCTCCACGGCCGGGATGCTGGAGAGCGCCCGGGGCATGAAGGCCGAGACGGCTCTCGTCGCCACGGAGATCGGCATGCTGCACCAGCTGCGCAAGGTGAACCAGCACACGAACTTCGTCCCGGTGAACCCGAAGGCGTCGTGCCGGTTCATGAAGATGATCACCCCGGAGCTGCTGGTCCGCTGCCTGCGCGAGGGCCGCGACGAGATCCAGCTGCCGAGCGAGATCACCGAGCGGGCCAGGCGTTCGGTCCAGCGCATGGTGGCCATCGGCAAACCCGCGACCGCGTGACCCCAGACCCACCACCGACGCTCGTCCGACCACCCCGTACGTCACCCGCACTCGTCCCACCACTGGAGGTTTCCTCATGCCCAAGGGCTACTGGGTCAGCGCCTACCGCACCATTTCAGACCCCGAGAAACTGGCTGCCTACAACCAGCTGGCCGCGCCGGCTGTTCAGGCCTTCGACGGGCGGACCATCGTCCGTGGCGGTCGGGTCGTCGCGCACGACGCCGGAATCGCCGAACGCACCGTCGTGGTCGAGTTCGACAGCTTCGAGCAGGCCGTCGCGGCGCACGACAGCCCGGCCTACCAGGAGGCGCTGGCCGCCCTGTCGGACGGCGTCGAGCGCGACTTCCGCATCGTCGAAGGTCTCGACTGACCGAAGTGCCGGCGGACCTTCACCGAAGGACTCTGCCGTTCACGCCGTCGAGGTCGACCACCGTGAGGGTCAGCTCGCGAGCGCCTGGTCCAGGATCTTCGACCACTGGCGGACGATCCCTCGGCGGCGTTTGCCGTCGTCGGTGAGCAGGTCGGCCAGCCCCAGCCCACGCGCCATGTCGAGCACGCCCTGGACCGTCTCCCGTACGCCGGGGGTCTTCTCGCTGACCTCGAGGACCTCCAGCAGCGCTCGGTGGGCTTGCCGGCCGACGTGGGCTTCCAGGCGGACGATCTGGCGGCGTAGGGGCTCCTCCGTTGAGGCCGCGACCCACAGGTGCAGGGCGGCGCGGAAGAGGGGGCCGGTGTAGACGTCGGCCAGCATCGACACGATGGCCTCGGTGCGGCCGGCGCCGACCGGGAGGGCAGCGGCCTGGGTGCGGATCTCCGCGAGCCGGACCTCGGTCATGTACTCGACCGCGGCCTCGAAGAGGTCCGCGCGGGTTGGGAAGTGGTGCTGCGCCGCACCCCGCGAGACCCCGGCGCGTGCCGCGACGACGGCGACCGTCGTCGCGGCGTAGCCGACCTGGGCCAGCGACTCGACCGAAGCCTCCAGCAGCTTCTGCCGAGTCGCCCGGCTGCGGTCCTGCTGCGGCGCGCGCAGCGGGTCAGCCACTCGCGGCCTCCCTCGCTCTCAGCTCGCGGCGCAGGATCTTGCCCGAGGCCGCCTTCGGCACCGCCTCGATGAACTCCACCTGCCGCACCTTCTTGTACGGCGCCACCCGCTCGGCCACGTAGTCGATCACGTCCTGCTCGGTCAGCCCGCTGCCCGGCGTCGGGACGACGAACGCCTTCGGGACCTCGTTGCCGTCGGCCTGTACGCCGATCACCGCCGCGTCCGCGATCCGGTCGTCGGTCAGCAGGATCGCCTCCAGCTCGGCCGGCGGCACCTGGTACCCGTGGTACTTGATCAGCTCCTTGACCCGGTCGACGACGTACAGGTACCCGCGCTCGTCGACCCGCCCGATGTCGCCGGTGTGCAACCAGCCGTCCGGGTCGATCGTCGCGTCGGTCTCGGCCTGACGCCCGAGGTACCCCTTCATCACCTGCGGCCCGCGGATCCAGATCTCGCCGGTCTCCTCGTCGCCCACATCGTTGCCATCGGCACCGACCAGTCGCATCTCCGTCGACGGGAACAGCTTGCCCACGGCACCGGCCGGCGGATCGACAGCGTCCTGCGGTACGGCGTGCGTGCCCGGCGACAGCTCGGTCATCCCGTACGCCTGCAGTACGGCGTGCAGCCCGAGCCGCTTCGCGCAGGCCTCGGCCAGCTCACCGTCGAGCGGCGCCGCGGCCGACGTCACGTACTTCAGCGCGGACAGGTCGACCCCGTCCACGGCCGGGTGCTTGGCCAGCGCGAGCACGATCGGCGGCGCGACGAACGCGCGGGTGATCTTCTGCCGGTCCAGCGTGGTGAGGAACTGGTCCAGGTCGAACTTCGGCAGCACCACCACGGTCGCGCCGGCCCGCAGCGGCAGGTTCATCAGCACGCTCAGCCCGTAGATGTGGAAGAACGGCAGGATCGCGATGATCCGCTCGTCCTCTCCCATCGTGAAGGTCGCCTGCGCCTGCGCGATGTTGGTCGCGATGTTGCGGTGGGTCAGCATCACGCCCTTGGCAGCGCCCGTCGTACCGCTGGAGTACGGCAGGACGGCGACATCTTCCGCGGGATCGAAGGCGACGGCCGGTTCGGGCCCGGTCGACGCGACCAGTTCCATCACCGACCGGTATCCCTCGGCCTGGTCGCAGACGAGGATCTCCCGGACGTCCGTGCCCTCCACAGCGGCCGTCGCGACTGGCAGGAAGAGCGAAATCGTCACCAGCAATTTCGCCTTCGAGTCGACCAGCTGCTTGTGCAGCTCGGCGGCGGTGTAGAGCGCGTTGACGGTGGTCACCGTCGCCCCGGCCCGCGTCGCGCCGTAGAAGGCGACCGGGTAGAGGATCGTGTTCGGGCTGTGCAGCGCGATCACGTCACCCTTGACGATGCCGAGCTCGGCGAATCCGGCCGCGACCCGGCGGCTCATCGCGTCCAGCTGCGCGTAGCTGATCTCCTTGCCGCTGACCCCGTCCACGAGGGCCGGCCGCTCGCCGTACTCCTGGGCGCGGCCGAGCACGGCGTCGTGGATCGGGACGTCGAGCACTTCCACCGGCGGGAACTCGCTGTTGATCACCATGGGCGGTCCTTTCCGAAGCTGAGTGGCACGACTGTGGCCGAATCAGTACGACTTGGGTAGGCCTAACGAGTGCTGCGCGACGAAGTTCAGGATCATCTCCCGGCTGACCGGGGCGATCCGGGTCGCGCGGGCCGCGGCGACCAGCGACGCGACGCCGTACTCGACCGTCATGCCGTTGCCGCCGAGCGACTGGACCGCCTGGTCGGTGGAACGGACGCAGGCTTCACCGGCGGCGTACTTGGCCATGTTCGCGGCCTCGCCGGCGGCCAGGTCCTCGCCCGCGTCGTACAGGGCGGCCGCCTTCTGCATCATCAGCCGGGCCAGTTCCAGCTCGATCTTGATCTGGGCCAGCGGGTGCGAGATCCCTTGGTGGGCGCCGATCGGAGTCTTCCAAACCTGCCGTTCCTTGACGTAGGCAACGGCTTTGCCGAGCGCGTGCCGGCCGATGCCGATCGCGAACGCCGAGGCCATGATCCGCTCGGGGTTGAGCCCGGCGAACAGCTGCAGCAGTGCCGCGTCCTCCGACCCGACCAGTGCCTCGGCGGGCAGCGTCACGTCGTCCAGGAACAGCGAGAACTGCTTGTCCGGGCTGATCAGGTCCATCTCGATCTGCCGGAACTCGACGCCCGGCGCGTCGACCGGGACGACGAACAGCGCGGGCTTGAGCCGGCCGGTCCGCGCGTCCTCGGTCCGGCCGACGACCAGCACGGCCTGCGCGACGTCGAGGCCGGAGATGTAGACCTTGCGGCCCGACAGCGACCAGCCCTCGTCGGTACGCCGGGCGGTGGTGGTGATGTTGTGCGAGTTCGACCCGGCGTCCGGCTCGGTGATCGCGAACGCCATCGTGACCGAGCCGTCCGCGAGCCCCGGCAGCCAGCGCTGCTTCTGCCCGTCGGTGCCGAACCGGCTGATCACCGTGCCGCAGATCGCGGGGGAGACGACCATCATCAGCAACGGGCACCCGGCCGCGCCGAGTTCCTCGAGCACGATCGACAGATCGGCCATCCCGCCGCCGCCTCCGCCGTACTCCTCCGGCAGGTTCACCCCGAGGTAGCCGAGCTTGCCGGCCTCCTGCCACAGCTCGGTGGTCTGCCCGCCCGTGCGCGCCTTCTCGGTGAACCAGGCATAGCCGTACTTGTGCCCGAGCTCGCTCACCGCCGCCCGCAACGCCCGGCGCTCCTCGCTCTCGACGAAACTCATGCGTCCTCCCCACCTCGTACGACGGCCAGAACGGCCCCGACCTCGACCTGCTCACCCTTGGCGACGTTCAGCTCGACCACCACGCCGTCGGCCGGTGCGGAGATGGTGTGCTCCATCTTCATCGCCTCCAGCCAGAGCAGCGCCTGCCCTTGCTTCACCTCGTCACCCACCTCCACCGCGACCCGGATCACGGACCCCGGCATCGGCGCGACCAGCGATCCCGCCGCCAGCTGATCCGCCGGATCCGCGAACCGCTCCACCGGCACCAGCTGCACCGGCCCGACACACACCAGGCCGGGGTAGGCCGCCACCTCGAACCGCCGCCGGACGCCGGCGATCTCCAGCACCACCAGCTCACCCGAAGCCTCGATCAGCTTCACGTCCCCGTCGGTGACCAGCCCGTCCCGCGTCAGCCGGTACGACACCTCGTACGTCGAGTCGCCCACCGCGTAGGACTTCCGCTGCGCCTGGGACGGCAGGTTCCGCCACCCACTCGGCAGCCGCCCCTGCACCTTCGCCCGCGCACGATTCCGCGCCGCCTCAGCCAGGGCGGCCGCCAACGCCGACAACTCCACGTCCTGCTTCTCACCACCCACGCCGTAGGTGTCGAAGAACCCGGTATCGGTGTCCCCGGCAACAAACGCCGGATGCCGCAACACCCACACCAGCAACTCCCGGTTGGTCACCACCCCGTGAATCTCCGCCGAAGCCACAGCAGCAGCCAACCGCCGAGCAGCCACCTCCCGAGTAGGCGCCCACACGATGACCTTGGCCAACATCGAGTCGTAGTAGGGGGAGACGTCCGAGCCGTCCTCGACCCCGGAGTCGACCCGAATCCAAGGCGTTCCGCTGCGTGGTCCACCAGCGGTGAACTCACTCCCTGGAAGAACAAATCTGTGGAGGCGCCCCGTCTGCGGCTGCCAATCGGTCGCCGGATCCTCCGCGTACAACCGCACCTCAATCGAGTGCCCGACCGATTCCGGCGGCTCAGCAGGCAACGCCTCACCCGCGGCGATCGACAACTGCAACGCCACCAGATCCAACCCAGTCACCGACTCGGTCGCCGGATGCTCGACCTGCAGGCGCGTGTTCATCTCCAGGAAGTAGAACTTCCCGTGCTCGTCCGCCAGGAACTCCACCGTCCCCGCCCCGACGTACCCGATCGCCTCCGTAGCCTTCCGTGCCGCCTCGAACAGCAAAGACCGCATCCCCGGAACCCGTTCCACCAAAGGCGACGGCGACTCCTCCACGACCTTCTGATGCCGCCGCTGGATCGAGCACTCCCGCTCCCCAACCGCCCACACGGTCCCAAAGGAATCAGCCAGAACCTGCACCTCGATATGCCGCCCGCTCGCCAGATACGGCTCGCAGAACACCGTCCCGTCCCCAAAAGCTGACAACGCCTCAGCCTCCGCCGACGCGATCTCCGAGCGCAACTCCGCCAGGGACTCGACGACCCGCATACCCCGCCCGCCGCCACCAGCCGAGGCTTTCACCAAAACAGGCAGCTCCGCAGCGGTGACCTCAGCAGCCGCGAGCTGCCGCAGGACCGGCACCCCCGCCGCGTCCATCAGCTTCTTCGCCTCGATCTTCGACCCCATCGCGGCGATCGCCGCCACCGGCGGCCCGATCCACGTCAGCCCGGCGTCGAGAACAGCCTGCGCGAACGAGGCGTTCTCCGACAGGAACCCGTACCCCGGATGCACCGCATCCGCCCCCGCCGCCCGCGCGGCCGCGATCAGCAAATCCCCCACCAGATAAGTCTCCGAGGCAGCGTGACCCGGCAGATGAACCGCCGCATCCGCCTCCCCGACGTACGGCGCCAAGGCGTCGGCCGACGAATGCACAGCGACAGTCCCCAAGCCCAAAGCACGCGCGGTCCGAAAGACCCGCCGAGCGATCTCCCCACGATTCGCGACAAGTACCGAGCTGATCATCGCCCTCACATCCTGAACACACCGAAGGAGGACGTGCCCTCCACCGGCGCCGAGTGGATCGCGGACAGGCACAGCCCGAGCACCGTCCGGGTGTCCCGCGGATCGATCACGCCGTCGTCGTACAGCCGCCCGGACAGGAACATCGGCAGCGACTCCGCCTCGATCTGCCCCTCGACGTACGCGCGCATCGCCGCGTCCCCGTCCTCGTCGTACGGCTGCCCCTTGGCCGACGCAGCGGCCCGAGCGACGATCGACAAGACCCCGGCCAGCTGCTGCGGCCCCATCACCGCCGACTTCGCCGACGGCCAGGCGAACAGGAAGCGTGGATCGAAGGCCCGCCCGCACATCCCGTAGTGCCCGGCGCCGTACGACGCTCCCATCAGCACCGAGATGTGCGGCACCGCCGAGTTGGAGACCGCGTTGATCATCTGCGCCCCGTGCTTGATGATCCCGCCCTGCTCGTACTCCTGCCCGACCATGTACCCGGTCGTGTTGTGCAGGAAGATCAGCGGCGTCGACGACTTGTTGGCGAGCTGGATGAACTGCGCCGCCTTCTGCGACTCCTCCGAGAACAGCACGCCGCGCGCGTTCGCCAGGATCCCGACCGGGTACCCGTGCACCGACGCCCAGCCGGTCGCCAGCGACGACCCGTACAGCGGCTTGAACTCGTCGAACACCGACCCGTCCACCACCCGCGCGATCACCTCCCGCGGATCGAACGGGATCTTCAGATCACCCGGCACGATCCCGAGCAGCTCGTCGGCGTCGTACAAGGGCTCCTCGTACGACGGCGCCGGCGCGAGCCCGAGCTTCTTCCAGTTCAGCCGCGACACGATCTGCCGCCCGAGCCTGATCGCATCCGGCTCGTCGACGGCGAAATAGTCCGCGAGCCCGGAGACCCGCGCGTGCATCGCGGCGCCGCCGAGCGACTCGTCGTCGGCGTCCTCGCCGGTCGCCATCTTCACCAGCGGCGGCCCGGCCAGGAACACCTTGGCGCCGCCGTCGACCATCACCACGTAGTCGCTCATCCCCGGGATGTACGCGCCGCCCGCGGTCGAGTTGCCGAAGACCAGCGCGATCGTCGGGATCCCCTCGGCCGACAGCCGGGTCAGGTTGCGGAACATCGCGCCGCCCGGGATGAAGATCTCCTTCTGCGTCGGCAGGTCCGCGCCGCCGGACTCGACCAGGCTGATCACCGGCAGCCGGTTCGCCCGCGCGATCTCGTCGGCGCGCAGAGCTTTCCGAAGGGTCCACGGATTGCTCGCGCCGCCCTTGACGGTCGGGTCGTTCGCGGTGATCAGGCACTCGACGCCCTCGACCACACCGATCCCGGTCACCAGGCTCGCGCCGACGGTGAAGTCGGACCCCCAGCCGGCCAGCGGCGACAGCTCGAGGAACGCGGAGTCGGGATCGATCAGCAACTCGATCCGCTCCCGCGCCAGCAGCTTGCCGCGCTGGTGGTGGCGCGCGACGTACTTCTCCCCGCCGCCGGCCAGCGCCTTCGCGTGCTCGACGTCCAGAGCGGCGAGCTTGTCCAGCATCGCCTCGCGGTTGCTCATGCGGTGAACCCCAGTCTCTTGGCGGCCAGGCCGGTCATGATCTCGGTGCTGCCTCCACCGATGGCGAGGATCCGCTGGTCGCGGTACTGCCGCTCGACCTCGGACTCGCGCATGTAGCCGAGTCCGCCGTGCAGCTGCACGGCCTGGTCGCAGACCCACTGCCCGGCCTCGACCGCCGTGTTCTTCGCGAAGCACACCTCGGCGATCACGTCCTCGCCCCGCGCCGCCCGCTCAGCCACCCGATGCACGTACACCCGCGCGACATCGATCCGCCGGGCCATCTCGGTCAGCGTGAACTGCACGGTCTGCCGCGAGATCAACGGCCGGTCGAACGTCGTCCGCGCCCGGCACCACTCGACGGTCAGGTCGAGCGCCCGCTGCGCCCCGGCATAGGCCTGTACGGCGAGTGTCAGCCGCTCGGCGACGAAGTTCTGCGCCAGCTGAACGAAGCCCGTGCCCTCCTCGCCCACCAGATTGCCCACCGGCACGCGGACGTCGGTGAACGACAACTCGGCCGTGTCCGAACACAGCCAGCCCATCTTCTCCAGCTTGCGGGACACCACGAAGTCGCCGCGTTCGATCACCAGCAACGAGATCCCGTGCGCCCCTGGACCACCGGTGCGCACCGCCGTCGTCACGAAGTCCGCCCGCGCTCCGCTGGTGATGTAGGTCTTCGCGCCGTTGACGACGTAGTGATCGCCCTCGCGCCGAGCCGTCGTCCGCAGCGACGCGACATCGGACCCACCATCCGGCTCGGTGATCGCCAGCGCTCCGATCAGCTCGCCCGCCAGCGTCGGCCTGACCCAC
The Kribbella italica DNA segment above includes these coding regions:
- a CDS encoding DUF1330 domain-containing protein — protein: MPKGYWVSAYRTISDPEKLAAYNQLAAPAVQAFDGRTIVRGGRVVAHDAGIAERTVVVEFDSFEQAVAAHDSPAYQEALAALSDGVERDFRIVEGLD
- a CDS encoding TetR family transcriptional regulator; the protein is MADPLRAPQQDRSRATRQKLLEASVESLAQVGYAATTVAVVAARAGVSRGAAQHHFPTRADLFEAAVEYMTEVRLAEIRTQAAALPVGAGRTEAIVSMLADVYTGPLFRAALHLWVAASTEEPLRRQIVRLEAHVGRQAHRALLEVLEVSEKTPGVRETVQGVLDMARGLGLADLLTDDGKRRRGIVRQWSKILDQALAS
- a CDS encoding 4-coumarate--CoA ligase family protein, which gives rise to MVINSEFPPVEVLDVPIHDAVLGRAQEYGERPALVDGVSGKEISYAQLDAMSRRVAAGFAELGIVKGDVIALHSPNTILYPVAFYGATRAGATVTTVNALYTAAELHKQLVDSKAKLLVTISLFLPVATAAVEGTDVREILVCDQAEGYRSVMELVASTGPEPAVAFDPAEDVAVLPYSSGTTGAAKGVMLTHRNIATNIAQAQATFTMGEDERIIAILPFFHIYGLSVLMNLPLRAGATVVVLPKFDLDQFLTTLDRQKITRAFVAPPIVLALAKHPAVDGVDLSALKYVTSAAAPLDGELAEACAKRLGLHAVLQAYGMTELSPGTHAVPQDAVDPPAGAVGKLFPSTEMRLVGADGNDVGDEETGEIWIRGPQVMKGYLGRQAETDATIDPDGWLHTGDIGRVDERGYLYVVDRVKELIKYHGYQVPPAELEAILLTDDRIADAAVIGVQADGNEVPKAFVVPTPGSGLTEQDVIDYVAERVAPYKKVRQVEFIEAVPKAASGKILRRELRAREAASG
- a CDS encoding acyl-CoA dehydrogenase family protein, which codes for MSFVESEERRALRAAVSELGHKYGYAWFTEKARTGGQTTELWQEAGKLGYLGVNLPEEYGGGGGGMADLSIVLEELGAAGCPLLMMVVSPAICGTVISRFGTDGQKQRWLPGLADGSVTMAFAITEPDAGSNSHNITTTARRTDEGWSLSGRKVYISGLDVAQAVLVVGRTEDARTGRLKPALFVVPVDAPGVEFRQIEMDLISPDKQFSLFLDDVTLPAEALVGSEDAALLQLFAGLNPERIMASAFAIGIGRHALGKAVAYVKERQVWKTPIGAHQGISHPLAQIKIELELARLMMQKAAALYDAGEDLAAGEAANMAKYAAGEACVRSTDQAVQSLGGNGMTVEYGVASLVAAARATRIAPVSREMILNFVAQHSLGLPKSY
- a CDS encoding acetyl/propionyl/methylcrotonyl-CoA carboxylase subunit alpha, coding for MISSVLVANRGEIARRVFRTARALGLGTVAVHSSADALAPYVGEADAAVHLPGHAASETYLVGDLLIAAARAAGADAVHPGYGFLSENASFAQAVLDAGLTWIGPPVAAIAAMGSKIEAKKLMDAAGVPVLRQLAAAEVTAAELPVLVKASAGGGGRGMRVVESLAELRSEIASAEAEALSAFGDGTVFCEPYLASGRHIEVQVLADSFGTVWAVGERECSIQRRHQKVVEESPSPLVERVPGMRSLLFEAARKATEAIGYVGAGTVEFLADEHGKFYFLEMNTRLQVEHPATESVTGLDLVALQLSIAAGEALPAEPPESVGHSIEVRLYAEDPATDWQPQTGRLHRFVLPGSEFTAGGPRSGTPWIRVDSGVEDGSDVSPYYDSMLAKVIVWAPTREVAARRLAAAVASAEIHGVVTNRELLVWVLRHPAFVAGDTDTGFFDTYGVGGEKQDVELSALAAALAEAARNRARAKVQGRLPSGWRNLPSQAQRKSYAVGDSTYEVSYRLTRDGLVTDGDVKLIEASGELVVLEIAGVRRRFEVAAYPGLVCVGPVQLVPVERFADPADQLAAGSLVAPMPGSVIRVAVEVGDEVKQGQALLWLEAMKMEHTISAPADGVVVELNVAKGEQVEVGAVLAVVRGGEDA
- a CDS encoding acyl-CoA carboxylase subunit beta, translated to MSNREAMLDKLAALDVEHAKALAGGGEKYVARHHQRGKLLARERIELLIDPDSAFLELSPLAGWGSDFTVGASLVTGIGVVEGVECLITANDPTVKGGASNPWTLRKALRADEIARANRLPVISLVESGGADLPTQKEIFIPGGAMFRNLTRLSAEGIPTIALVFGNSTAGGAYIPGMSDYVVMVDGGAKVFLAGPPLVKMATGEDADDESLGGAAMHARVSGLADYFAVDEPDAIRLGRQIVSRLNWKKLGLAPAPSYEEPLYDADELLGIVPGDLKIPFDPREVIARVVDGSVFDEFKPLYGSSLATGWASVHGYPVGILANARGVLFSEESQKAAQFIQLANKSSTPLIFLHNTTGYMVGQEYEQGGIIKHGAQMINAVSNSAVPHISVLMGASYGAGHYGMCGRAFDPRFLFAWPSAKSAVMGPQQLAGVLSIVARAAASAKGQPYDEDGDAAMRAYVEGQIEAESLPMFLSGRLYDDGVIDPRDTRTVLGLCLSAIHSAPVEGTSSFGVFRM
- a CDS encoding acyl-CoA dehydrogenase family protein, whose amino-acid sequence is MNDFRESVRRFMAAEVLPSLDGWERAGELPRELHQKAGALGLLGVGFPEAVGGGGGSLSDAIAVVEEMHYNGGSGGLVASLLTCGIAVPHIVAAGNQRQIDRWVRPTLAGELIGALAITEPDGGSDVASLRTTARREGDHYVVNGAKTYITSGARADFVTTAVRTGGPGAHGISLLVIERGDFVVSRKLEKMGWLCSDTAELSFTDVRVPVGNLVGEEGTGFVQLAQNFVAERLTLAVQAYAGAQRALDLTVEWCRARTTFDRPLISRQTVQFTLTEMARRIDVARVYVHRVAERAARGEDVIAEVCFAKNTAVEAGQWVCDQAVQLHGGLGYMRESEVERQYRDQRILAIGGGSTEIMTGLAAKRLGFTA